The Onychomys torridus chromosome 4, mOncTor1.1, whole genome shotgun sequence genome includes a window with the following:
- the Tmem250 gene encoding transmembrane protein 250 isoform X1 — protein sequence MTSWTTRGACTRARTLGQRRIPGRSARARDRRCKAPRCRRRRRGREDRATVAAEGRRYGSHAGTNASGPARARPPLRAGASRGLLKGRAKRPHLRRHEPAPASQPQGTGLPAGPVPSAVGLPHGSGHRHRRGEGTGPAPPPRLS from the exons ATGACGTCATGGACGACTCGCGGCGCGTGCACGCGGGCGCGCACCCTCGGACAACGTCGAATTCCCGGGCGCTCCGCGCGGGCTCGAGACCGGCGCTGCAAGGCTCCACGGTGTCGGCGTAGGCGGAGGGGGCGTGAGGATCGCGCTACGGTGGCCGCCGAGGGACGACGCTACGGCTCCCACGCTGGGACAAACGCCTCCGGCCCGGCCCGGGCGCGCCCTCCCCTCCGGGCCGGCGCCAGCCGGGGGTTATTGAAGGGCCGCGCGAAGCGACCCCATCTTCGGCGGCATGAGCCCGCCCCGGCATCGCAACCCCAGGGCACAGGCTTGCCCGCGGGCCCGGTCCCCAGCGCCGTCGGCCTGCCGCATGGTTCCGGACACCGGCACCGCCGCGGAGAGGGCACCGG GCCAGCACCTCCCCCAAGGCTCAGCTGA
- the Tmem250 gene encoding transmembrane protein 250 isoform X2 — protein MPVMPIPRRVRSFHGPHTTCLHAACGPVRTSHLARTKYNNFDVYVKTRWLYGFIRFLLYFSCSLFTAALWGALAALFCLQYLGVRVLLRFQLKLSVLLLLLGRRRVDFRLMNELLIYGIHVTMLLVGGLGWCFMVFVDM, from the coding sequence ATGCCGGTCATGCCCATCCCGCGGCGGGTGCGCTCCTTCCACGGCCCGCACACCACCTGCCTGCATGCAGCCTGTGGGCCAGTGAGAACCTCTCACCTGGCTCGCACCAAGTACAACAACTTCGATGTATATGTCAAGACCCGCTGGCTCTACGGCTTTATCCGCTTCCTGCTCTACTTCAGCTGCAGCCTCTTCACCGCGGCCCTCTGGGGCGCTCTGGCCGCACTCTTCTGCCTGCAGTACCTGGGTGTACGTGTGCTGCTGCGCTTCCAGCTCAAGCTGtcggtgctgctgctgctgctggggcgcAGGCGCGTGGACTTCCGTCTCATGAACGAGCTGCTCATCTACGGCATCCATGTGACCATGCTGCTAGTTGGGGGTCTGGGCTGGTGCTTCATGGTCTTTGTGGACATGTGA